From the genome of Kaistella daneshvariae, one region includes:
- a CDS encoding ferritin-like domain-containing protein, whose translation MQKTITVSNKGATLDTSRRNFLKLSGVGLVVAGLAVVGCRDDNMDMPMNQNVFDLGKGDVGILNYAYALEQLEADFYTKVVNSFYSGISTVEKQLFTDIYNHEVIHRDFFKAAITAAGATPTPKLEFKYDGVDFKSRDSILATAKALEDTGVAAYNGAGKYITNLDYLVIAGKIVSVEARHASAIRDLISPGSGAFSGDDVVNANGLDVAKEPKDIVMAAGGFFKTPFTWKEQGIG comes from the coding sequence ATGCAGAAAACAATTACCGTATCGAACAAAGGAGCAACCTTGGATACAAGCAGAAGAAATTTTTTAAAATTAAGCGGCGTAGGCCTCGTCGTTGCGGGTTTAGCAGTAGTCGGATGTCGCGACGATAATATGGATATGCCAATGAACCAAAATGTCTTTGATCTGGGAAAAGGTGACGTCGGCATTTTAAATTACGCATATGCATTGGAGCAGCTGGAAGCGGATTTTTACACCAAAGTGGTGAACAGTTTTTACAGTGGAATTTCCACGGTTGAAAAGCAACTTTTTACCGATATTTATAACCATGAGGTAATTCACCGCGACTTTTTCAAAGCTGCAATTACCGCGGCAGGCGCAACGCCAACGCCAAAACTGGAATTTAAATATGACGGTGTAGATTTCAAAAGCAGAGATTCTATCCTGGCCACGGCAAAAGCTTTAGAAGATACAGGAGTTGCGGCATATAATGGTGCGGGTAAGTATATCACGAATTTGGATTATTTGGTTATTGCGGGTAAAATTGTTTCTGTGGAAGCGCGACATGCGTCGGCCATCAGAGATTTAATTAGTCCGGGATCCGGCGCTTTTTCCGGTGATGATGTGGTGAATGCCAACGGTTTGGATGTGGCGAAAGAGCCAAAAGATATTGTAATGGCAGCGGGCGGATTTTTCAAAACTCCGTTTACGTGGAAAGAACAAGGCATCGGATAA
- the smpB gene encoding SsrA-binding protein SmpB, whose translation MKIEKSIAIYNKKARFEFEIFDEIEAGMVLSGTEIKSLRSSKASITESFCQFIEGELYIINMTIEEYKLGTYYNHKTKRERKLLLHKRELQKLEKKLKDVGNTIIPLKLYINEKGKAKILIALGRGKKLFDKRESIKDRENQRNLNRLLKKS comes from the coding sequence ATGAAAATTGAAAAATCGATCGCAATTTACAACAAAAAAGCCCGCTTCGAATTTGAGATTTTTGATGAAATCGAAGCAGGCATGGTACTTTCGGGCACTGAAATTAAATCTTTGCGCTCTTCCAAAGCCAGCATTACCGAATCCTTTTGCCAGTTTATTGAAGGCGAATTATACATCATTAATATGACAATTGAGGAGTATAAATTGGGTACTTATTATAACCACAAAACAAAAAGGGAACGGAAGTTGCTGTTGCACAAACGAGAATTACAGAAGCTGGAAAAGAAGCTAAAGGATGTTGGAAATACCATTATTCCTTTAAAACTTTATATTAATGAAAAGGGAAAAGCTAAAATTCTTATCGCCCTCGGGCGCGGTAAAAAACTCTTCGATAAACGCGAAAGCATAAAAGATAGAGAAAACCAAAGAAATTTGAACAGATTATTAAAGAAAAGTTAA
- a CDS encoding CocE/NonD family hydrolase yields MKKIFQILLAFYFVTAFSQKGNTFIKDNYTKKEVYIPMRDGVKLFTSVYIPKDISKINKYPFLMQRTCYSVAPYGENEYRSGLGPNQYLMKDKYIFVYQDVRGRYMSEGTFTNMTPQVDHKTKKDVDESTDTYDTIAWLLKNFPNNNGKVGQYGTSYPGFYTAAGILSDHPALVASSPQAPISDFWNDDFLHNGKFMLGYFRTFPVFGIQKTKAEDKAWYMDTFVKQTSEDGLQFYRDMGTLKDGYEKYYKNNFFMTEIMNHPNYDEFWQKRSLLPHLKNVNHAVMTVGGWFDAEDLSGPLNIYKTIEKTSPKAKNTLVMGPFSHGAWARETGKHFHNEIYFGDSIATYYQRNLETPFFRHYLKENSKTDSGLPEATLFDTGKMEWKEFAAYPPKNVQKVQFFLADGTLKDKATATFSEYFSDPNNPVVSSENLKDFNGFTPRNYMSEDQRFAVGRPDVLTFTTDVLTEDMTFAGEILAKLKVAATSTDADFAVKLIDVYPPDFVPAQKKEGVVYGNYHQMVRSEIMPARFRNSREKPEALTPNQKTTVDVKLQDVLHTFKKGHRIQIQISSTWFPLFAVNPQKFLDNPNFATKEDYTKAFIKIFGDSSLEVGILK; encoded by the coding sequence ATGAAAAAAATATTCCAGATTTTACTGGCTTTTTATTTTGTAACGGCTTTTTCCCAAAAGGGCAATACTTTTATTAAAGATAACTACACCAAAAAAGAAGTGTACATCCCAATGCGAGATGGCGTAAAACTTTTCACGTCCGTGTATATTCCGAAAGATATTTCCAAAATCAACAAATATCCTTTCCTAATGCAGCGTACCTGCTACAGCGTGGCGCCGTACGGTGAAAATGAGTACCGCTCCGGACTCGGACCCAATCAGTATCTGATGAAGGATAAATATATCTTTGTTTATCAAGACGTTCGTGGCAGATATATGAGCGAAGGAACCTTCACCAACATGACTCCGCAGGTGGATCATAAAACCAAAAAGGACGTGGATGAAAGTACCGATACTTATGACACCATCGCGTGGTTGTTGAAAAACTTCCCAAATAACAACGGAAAAGTAGGGCAATACGGAACTTCCTATCCGGGTTTTTATACCGCTGCGGGAATTTTATCTGATCACCCGGCCTTGGTCGCTTCGTCGCCGCAAGCGCCGATTTCTGATTTCTGGAATGATGATTTTCTGCACAACGGGAAATTTATGTTGGGTTATTTCCGCACTTTTCCGGTTTTCGGAATCCAGAAAACAAAAGCTGAAGATAAAGCGTGGTATATGGATACTTTCGTGAAACAAACTTCTGAAGATGGTTTGCAGTTTTACCGCGACATGGGCACATTGAAAGACGGTTACGAGAAATATTACAAAAATAATTTCTTTATGACTGAAATTATGAATCACCCGAATTATGATGAATTCTGGCAAAAAAGAAGCTTGCTCCCGCACCTTAAAAATGTGAATCACGCGGTAATGACCGTGGGCGGCTGGTTTGATGCGGAGGATTTATCAGGTCCGCTTAATATTTACAAAACCATCGAAAAGACCAGCCCAAAAGCTAAAAATACTTTGGTGATGGGACCTTTTTCTCACGGCGCTTGGGCACGTGAAACCGGCAAGCATTTCCATAATGAAATCTATTTCGGGGACAGCATCGCAACATATTACCAACGAAATTTGGAAACGCCGTTTTTTCGCCACTATTTAAAGGAAAATTCTAAAACTGATTCAGGTTTACCGGAGGCTACTTTGTTTGATACCGGAAAAATGGAATGGAAGGAATTTGCCGCTTATCCACCGAAAAATGTTCAAAAAGTTCAGTTTTTTCTGGCTGATGGAACGCTGAAAGATAAAGCTACGGCGACCTTTTCCGAATATTTCAGCGATCCCAATAATCCGGTCGTGAGTTCGGAAAATTTAAAAGATTTCAATGGTTTCACGCCCAGAAATTACATGAGTGAAGACCAGCGTTTTGCCGTTGGCAGACCCGATGTGCTGACTTTCACCACCGATGTTTTAACAGAAGATATGACGTTCGCGGGAGAAATTTTAGCCAAATTAAAAGTAGCGGCCACCTCCACCGACGCTGATTTCGCTGTAAAATTAATCGATGTTTATCCACCGGATTTTGTTCCGGCGCAGAAAAAAGAAGGCGTTGTTTATGGAAATTATCACCAAATGGTGAGAAGTGAAATTATGCCAGCGCGTTTCCGCAACAGCCGGGAAAAACCTGAAGCACTTACACCGAACCAAAAAACTACGGTTGACGTGAAATTACAGGATGTTCTACATACTTTCAAGAAAGGGCACCGAATTCAAATTCAGATTTCCAGCACTTGGTTTCCGTTATTTGCGGTGAATCCGCAGAAGTTTTTGGACAACCCGAATTTTGCAACGAAAGAAGATTACACTAAAGCTTTCATCAAAATATTTGGTGACAGCTCACTGGAAGTCGGAATTTTGAAATAA
- a CDS encoding dicarboxylate/amino acid:cation symporter, with product MKGQNKLFIAIIVALIIGVIMGGVVHTQYPDSAPGFAKNIKLLGTMFIRLVQMIIAPLVFTTLVVGIAKMSDMKMIGRVGSKAMLWFITASLVSLFIGLAFVNWLEPGLVMQLEKPAADAASEVLATSNGLSLEQFVNHIIPKSLFEAFATNEVLQIVVFSIMFGIALANMGEEYTKPIVRALDICAHAILKMVGYIMWFAPLGVLGAIAATVATNGFEIFKVYAIYLRDFFFALAVLWLVLCIVGYLILGNRLFELMRRIKAPLLIAFSTTSSEAVFPKLVEELERFGCNNRIVSFILPLGYSFNLDGSMMYMTFAAIFIAQIYGIDMSLGQQIIMLLVLMLTSKGIAGVPRASLVIIVATCTMFGIPPEGIALILPIDHFCDMGRSMTNVLGNALATSAVSKWEGQLDDHGGDL from the coding sequence ATGAAAGGTCAAAACAAACTGTTCATCGCCATTATCGTTGCTTTAATCATAGGCGTGATCATGGGTGGTGTCGTCCATACGCAATATCCGGACAGCGCTCCCGGGTTTGCAAAAAACATTAAGCTTTTGGGCACCATGTTCATCCGGTTGGTGCAGATGATTATCGCACCGCTCGTCTTTACCACTTTGGTAGTTGGTATTGCGAAAATGAGCGATATGAAAATGATTGGGCGTGTAGGTTCCAAAGCAATGCTTTGGTTTATTACCGCATCTTTGGTTTCACTTTTCATCGGACTTGCATTTGTCAACTGGCTGGAGCCGGGCTTGGTAATGCAGCTGGAAAAACCTGCCGCAGACGCTGCGAGTGAGGTCTTGGCGACAAGCAATGGTTTGTCTCTGGAGCAGTTTGTAAACCACATTATTCCAAAAAGTTTATTCGAAGCTTTTGCTACCAATGAAGTGCTTCAGATTGTAGTATTTTCCATTATGTTCGGTATTGCTTTGGCCAATATGGGCGAAGAATACACAAAACCAATTGTCCGCGCTTTGGACATTTGCGCACATGCCATCCTGAAAATGGTGGGCTACATCATGTGGTTTGCGCCATTAGGCGTTTTAGGTGCCATTGCGGCGACTGTTGCAACCAATGGTTTTGAAATCTTTAAAGTATACGCCATTTACCTGCGCGATTTCTTCTTTGCGCTGGCAGTCTTATGGCTGGTGCTGTGCATCGTAGGATATTTAATTCTCGGCAACCGTTTATTCGAACTGATGCGCAGGATTAAAGCACCATTACTTATCGCATTTTCCACCACAAGTTCCGAAGCGGTTTTCCCGAAATTGGTAGAAGAGCTGGAAAGATTTGGCTGTAACAACAGAATTGTATCCTTTATTTTGCCGCTTGGTTATTCCTTTAACCTGGACGGAAGTATGATGTACATGACTTTCGCAGCGATTTTTATCGCACAGATTTATGGTATTGATATGTCACTTGGCCAGCAGATCATCATGCTTTTGGTATTGATGCTCACTTCAAAAGGTATTGCCGGCGTACCACGCGCCAGCTTAGTGATTATCGTTGCAACGTGTACGATGTTTGGTATTCCGCCGGAAGGTATCGCACTGATTTTACCAATCGATCATTTCTGCGACATGGGAAGATCTATGACCAACGTTTTAGGTAATGCTTTGGCAACTTCAGCCGTTTCGAAATGGGAAGGTCAGCTCGACGATCACGGCGGAGATTTGTAA
- a CDS encoding BON domain-containing protein, producing MKKTFALAALALTISLGSVSCKKKVTDAELQSQATTVVTSNPNASVEVKDGTAHLSGTFEDQASKDNMIASLKAIPGVKDVMDMSTVAATPPPAPVVDTVSAVDPMVKQKVDDALKDFPSVKAEVVNGELTLTGNVSPAQARKIKESVDALQAGKVNYNYTVK from the coding sequence ATGAAAAAAACATTTGCTCTCGCCGCTTTGGCGCTTACAATTTCACTGGGTTCAGTTTCTTGTAAAAAGAAAGTAACCGATGCTGAACTTCAGTCTCAGGCGACCACTGTGGTTACTTCCAATCCTAATGCTTCCGTGGAAGTGAAAGATGGTACCGCCCACTTAAGCGGCACTTTCGAAGATCAGGCGTCCAAAGACAATATGATCGCTTCACTGAAAGCAATTCCTGGTGTAAAAGATGTGATGGATATGTCCACTGTTGCGGCAACGCCACCGCCGGCGCCTGTGGTAGATACAGTTAGCGCTGTTGATCCGATGGTTAAACAGAAAGTAGATGACGCGCTGAAAGATTTCCCTTCAGTTAAAGCTGAGGTGGTGAACGGCGAACTTACCTTAACAGGAAATGTTTCACCGGCACAGGCCAGAAAAATCAAGGAATCTGTAGATGCACTACAGGCAGGTAAAGTAAACTATAACTATACTGTAAAATAA
- a CDS encoding OmpA family protein — MKNLKLGISALALTVASTVFAQTTNNPWLIGVGAHGVNHAAAGGKVGDVISTAFGGGDQGQLYNINNFTITPPLSKLTVARNLNRLLVLDWQTSVGNIGNDRINMGKEFFLMTGLGLQFKFNGLWDEESWFDPYLRVGANYLRHDYSGATNAVDEDGQNIGANHFALATGLGSNFWITKGFGIGLQGDYVSTPGDKSTVANFFQASASLLFRFGNMDRDKDGILDKDDRCPDTPGLAEFQGCPDTDGDGVPDIDDQCPDVAGPVENNGCPWPDTDGDGVVDKDDACPEVAGPAENNGCPWPDTDGDGVLDKDDACPTVPGLAQYNGCPKPKSVTASEVEGELKNIYFDFDKATIKAESGPRLDAAATLIKTDGGNYLLEGQTDKKGAASYNLSLSRRRAAAVVAALDARGVDPTSLKSIGVGEEKAVVPETASNEERQQDRKVVVKAIEDAAEWAKYQKSDVPAAKKKK; from the coding sequence ATGAAAAATCTAAAATTAGGAATTTCAGCATTGGCACTTACAGTTGCCTCTACTGTGTTCGCTCAGACTACCAACAATCCGTGGTTAATCGGAGTTGGTGCTCATGGGGTAAACCACGCTGCGGCTGGAGGAAAAGTTGGAGATGTTATCTCAACTGCTTTCGGTGGTGGAGATCAAGGTCAGTTGTACAATATCAACAATTTTACAATTACACCTCCACTTTCCAAGCTAACTGTAGCTAGAAACCTGAACCGTTTATTGGTTCTTGATTGGCAAACTTCTGTTGGAAATATTGGCAACGATAGAATCAACATGGGAAAAGAATTTTTCCTAATGACAGGTTTAGGTCTTCAATTCAAATTCAACGGCCTTTGGGACGAAGAATCTTGGTTTGACCCATATTTAAGAGTTGGTGCTAACTATTTGAGACACGATTACTCAGGAGCTACTAACGCTGTTGACGAAGATGGTCAGAACATCGGAGCTAACCACTTTGCTTTAGCAACTGGTTTAGGATCTAACTTCTGGATTACCAAAGGTTTCGGTATCGGTCTTCAAGGTGATTATGTTTCTACTCCAGGAGACAAATCTACTGTAGCTAACTTCTTCCAGGCATCTGCTTCATTGTTGTTCCGATTTGGAAACATGGATAGAGATAAAGACGGAATTTTAGATAAAGATGACAGATGTCCTGATACACCAGGTTTAGCTGAATTCCAGGGTTGTCCAGATACTGACGGCGACGGAGTTCCAGATATCGACGATCAATGTCCAGATGTTGCAGGTCCAGTTGAAAACAACGGTTGCCCTTGGCCAGATACTGACGGTGATGGTGTAGTTGATAAAGATGATGCTTGCCCAGAAGTTGCTGGTCCAGCTGAAAACAACGGATGTCCTTGGCCAGATACTGACGGCGACGGAGTGTTAGATAAAGATGACGCTTGTCCTACAGTTCCAGGTCTTGCTCAATACAACGGTTGTCCAAAACCTAAATCAGTTACTGCTTCTGAAGTAGAAGGAGAATTGAAAAACATCTATTTCGATTTCGATAAAGCTACTATCAAAGCTGAATCAGGTCCAAGATTAGATGCTGCTGCAACACTTATCAAAACTGACGGTGGTAACTACCTACTAGAAGGTCAAACCGATAAAAAAGGTGCTGCTTCTTATAACCTTTCATTGTCTAGAAGAAGAGCTGCTGCTGTAGTTGCTGCTTTAGACGCAAGAGGTGTTGATCCAACTTCATTGAAATCAATCGGTGTTGGTGAAGAAAAAGCGGTAGTTCCAGAAACTGCTTCTAACGAAGAAAGACAACAAGACAGAAAAGTTGTTGTTAAAGCTATCGAAGATGCTGCAGAATGGGCTAAATATCAGAAATCTGATGTACCTGCTGCTAAAAAGAAAAAATAA
- a CDS encoding YebC/PmpR family DNA-binding transcriptional regulator, which translates to MGRAFEYRKASKMARWDKMAKTFSKIGKDIALAVKAGGPDPDSNPALRRCIQNAKGANMPKDNVERAIKKASGADAESYEEITYEGYGQGGVAFFVECTTNNPTRTVANVRAIFNKFDGNLGKNGELAFIFDRKGVFSLDRSLIKSDWDDFEMEMIDGGAEEIDNDDEEVFITTAFEDFGTLSHKLHELGIEPKSADVQRIPNNTKEVSEDQFKVNMKMLERFEEDDDVQNVYHNMEITDELMDSI; encoded by the coding sequence ATGGGACGCGCATTCGAATATAGAAAAGCCTCAAAAATGGCCCGCTGGGACAAGATGGCCAAAACATTTTCAAAGATTGGTAAAGACATCGCGCTGGCGGTAAAAGCCGGTGGTCCTGATCCTGATTCCAATCCCGCTTTACGTCGCTGCATCCAGAATGCAAAGGGCGCAAATATGCCGAAAGACAATGTAGAACGCGCGATAAAAAAAGCAAGCGGGGCAGATGCTGAGAGCTATGAAGAAATCACCTATGAAGGTTACGGCCAGGGTGGTGTCGCGTTTTTTGTGGAATGTACCACCAACAATCCTACAAGAACCGTTGCAAACGTTCGGGCAATCTTCAATAAATTTGATGGAAACCTCGGAAAAAATGGTGAACTCGCTTTTATTTTCGACCGAAAAGGAGTCTTTTCCCTGGACCGTTCTTTAATAAAATCCGATTGGGATGATTTCGAAATGGAAATGATTGACGGCGGTGCCGAAGAAATTGATAACGACGATGAAGAAGTATTCATCACCACAGCTTTTGAAGATTTCGGTACACTTTCACACAAGCTTCATGAGCTAGGAATTGAACCAAAAAGCGCCGATGTGCAGCGAATCCCAAACAATACCAAGGAAGTTTCCGAAGACCAGTTTAAAGTTAACATGAAAATGCTGGAACGTTTCGAAGAAGATGATGATGTACAGAATGTTTACCACAATATGGAAATCACGGATGAGTTGATGGATTCAATTTAA
- a CDS encoding ferritin-like domain-containing protein, whose amino-acid sequence MNLLNILDKLSDDQFFTKMTSRSEGLSDIANFGRKAAIASIPLGLGSFMATSAKAETTTTASTFSAASALTDALQLALVLEYLEDEYYRTGLATTGLIPSSDRVVFQQISKHETAHVAFLKAALTSLEATPGAKPKFDFTAGGNFQPFSDYKQFMILAQAFEDTGVRAYKGQAGNVASNKAILQAALQIHSVEARHASQVRRMRMNKGWIELKDGGNMPAATNAVYAGEENVIQAGYNTSTLFGAAAGSASFDETLSGSDSAAIAGLFIA is encoded by the coding sequence ATGAACTTACTCAATATATTAGATAAATTATCAGACGATCAATTTTTCACCAAAATGACCTCTCGGTCAGAAGGTCTTTCAGATATCGCAAATTTCGGACGAAAAGCGGCAATAGCCAGCATTCCTTTAGGATTGGGCTCTTTTATGGCAACTTCTGCAAAAGCAGAAACCACCACTACAGCCAGCACTTTTTCTGCAGCTTCAGCTTTAACCGACGCGTTACAACTGGCACTTGTTTTAGAATATTTGGAAGATGAATATTACAGAACCGGTTTGGCAACTACAGGATTAATCCCATCTTCGGATCGGGTGGTTTTTCAGCAAATCAGCAAACATGAAACAGCGCACGTCGCGTTTTTGAAAGCTGCACTGACGTCATTAGAAGCAACACCGGGCGCAAAACCAAAATTTGATTTTACCGCCGGCGGAAATTTCCAACCTTTTTCAGATTACAAACAGTTTATGATTTTAGCGCAGGCTTTTGAAGATACAGGAGTTCGTGCGTACAAAGGCCAGGCTGGAAATGTTGCATCAAATAAAGCAATTTTGCAGGCAGCTTTGCAAATTCACTCTGTGGAAGCGCGTCACGCTTCGCAAGTGCGAAGAATGCGGATGAATAAAGGCTGGATTGAACTGAAAGATGGCGGAAATATGCCGGCAGCAACCAACGCAGTTTATGCAGGTGAAGAAAATGTGATCCAGGCTGGATACAATACTTCAACATTGTTTGGTGCGGCAGCGGGTTCTGCTTCCTTTGATGAAACTCTCTCAGGAAGTGATTCAGCAGCTATTGCGGGATTATTCATCGCTTAA
- a CDS encoding alpha-ketoglutarate-dependent dioxygenase AlkB family protein, whose protein sequence is MELFEHQPDPDDNLLPQDGIVNYYGKILSAQEATELFENLLQNAAWKNDEVMMFGKRIVTSRKIAWYADEEMDYTYSKIKKTATVWLPELLTLKNKVEVLTGEKFNSVLLNLYHNGSEGMGYHSDAEGDIMKDSAIASLSLGAARKFVFKNKTTKERLEFILENGSLLVMKGATQRHWLHGLPPSKKILTPRINLTFRLRDPTQ, encoded by the coding sequence ATGGAATTATTTGAACATCAGCCTGATCCGGACGACAATCTCTTACCACAAGACGGTATCGTAAATTATTACGGCAAAATTTTATCCGCCCAAGAAGCGACCGAACTTTTCGAAAATCTACTCCAGAACGCTGCCTGGAAAAATGATGAGGTGATGATGTTCGGAAAACGAATTGTCACCAGCCGGAAAATCGCCTGGTATGCCGATGAGGAAATGGATTATACCTACTCCAAAATTAAAAAAACCGCCACGGTCTGGTTGCCCGAGCTTTTAACGCTGAAAAATAAAGTAGAAGTGCTGACGGGTGAAAAATTTAATTCCGTGCTTTTGAATTTGTATCACAATGGCTCCGAAGGAATGGGTTATCACAGCGATGCCGAAGGCGACATTATGAAAGACAGCGCCATTGCTTCCTTAAGTTTAGGTGCAGCACGGAAATTTGTATTCAAGAACAAAACCACCAAAGAACGTCTGGAATTTATTCTGGAAAACGGCAGTTTGCTGGTGATGAAAGGGGCGACCCAAAGACATTGGCTTCACGGTTTACCACCTTCGAAAAAGATTCTTACGCCGCGCATCAATCTAACCTTTCGCTTGCGGGACCCGACGCAGTAA
- a CDS encoding SH3 domain-containing protein yields MSTLQDKYASVIAAAQNAGISHLRVAEQNGILYVSGYAANSAAKDAVWNALGTIDSTYSASDINLDVQINGLASGSTLTVNTESSNLNIRQEPSTDAAVIGKAAKGETVTLVEQTSDEWWKVRTSDGEEGYAYARYLHS; encoded by the coding sequence ATGAGTACATTACAGGATAAATACGCCAGCGTAATTGCAGCGGCACAAAACGCGGGAATTTCACATTTGCGCGTCGCAGAACAGAATGGTATTCTTTACGTTTCCGGCTACGCAGCCAACAGCGCCGCAAAAGATGCGGTTTGGAACGCTTTAGGCACCATCGATTCTACATATTCAGCCTCAGACATTAATTTAGATGTTCAGATCAATGGCTTGGCTTCCGGCTCTACGCTAACGGTGAATACGGAATCTTCCAACTTGAATATTCGTCAGGAACCATCCACAGATGCTGCAGTAATCGGCAAAGCCGCCAAAGGTGAAACCGTAACTTTGGTTGAGCAAACCTCCGATGAATGGTGGAAAGTGCGGACTTCCGATGGTGAAGAAGGTTACGCCTACGCGCGCTATCTGCATTCTTAA
- a CDS encoding ABC-F family ATP-binding cassette domain-containing protein, which produces MLTVSNLSLQFGKRVLFDDVNILFSKGNCYGIIGANGAGKSTFLKILTGQQDPTTGSVSLETGKRMSVLEQDHFAYDNFTVLETVLRGNKKLFEIKTEMDALYAKEDFSDEDGIKAGELGVLYDEMGGWNSESDAMTMLSNVGIKDEMHYQMMGELENQNKVKVLLAQALFGNPDVLILDEPTNDLDIETIAWLEDFLSTYENTVIVVSHDRHFLDTVCTHIGDLDYSKLNLYTGNYSFWYQASQLATRQRQQANKKAEEKKKELQDFIARFSSNVAKAKQATARKKMIDKLNIEDIKPSSRRYPAIIFDTEREAGDQILEVKDLEKTKDGELLFSNIDLKLKKGDKVAVISKNSLAITEFFQILSGNSEADKGTFNWGITTNQSYMPLDNASFFQENINLVDWLRQFTKNDEERHEEYMRGFLGKMLFSGDEALKSCTVLSGGEKMRCMFSRMMLQRANVLLLDEPTNHLDLESITTLNNSLVNFKGNILLSSHDHEMLQTVCNRIIELTPKGIIDREMTYDEYLSDKKVKELQQQMY; this is translated from the coding sequence ATGTTAACAGTATCTAATTTATCTTTACAATTCGGCAAAAGAGTGCTTTTTGACGATGTAAATATTTTGTTTAGTAAGGGAAATTGTTACGGGATTATCGGCGCTAATGGTGCAGGTAAATCCACTTTCCTAAAAATTCTTACGGGTCAGCAGGATCCTACTACCGGCTCCGTTTCGCTGGAGACGGGAAAAAGAATGTCCGTTTTAGAGCAGGACCACTTCGCTTATGATAATTTTACCGTGTTGGAAACGGTTTTAAGAGGAAATAAAAAATTGTTCGAAATCAAAACCGAGATGGACGCGCTTTATGCCAAAGAAGACTTCTCTGATGAAGATGGCATCAAAGCTGGTGAACTCGGTGTATTATACGATGAAATGGGCGGCTGGAATTCAGAATCCGACGCGATGACCATGCTTTCAAACGTAGGTATTAAAGATGAAATGCATTACCAAATGATGGGCGAACTTGAAAACCAAAACAAAGTAAAAGTATTGCTTGCGCAAGCTTTATTTGGAAATCCTGACGTTTTGATTTTAGATGAGCCTACCAACGATTTGGACATTGAAACCATTGCGTGGTTAGAAGATTTCCTTTCAACTTATGAAAATACGGTGATTGTTGTATCTCACGACCGTCACTTCCTGGATACGGTTTGTACCCACATCGGCGATTTGGATTATTCGAAACTGAACTTATATACCGGAAACTACTCTTTCTGGTATCAGGCTTCCCAGTTGGCAACAAGACAGCGTCAGCAAGCCAATAAAAAAGCAGAGGAAAAGAAAAAAGAACTTCAGGATTTCATCGCAAGATTCTCTTCCAACGTAGCTAAAGCCAAACAGGCAACAGCGCGTAAGAAAATGATCGATAAGCTGAACATCGAAGACATCAAACCTTCTTCCAGAAGATATCCGGCAATTATTTTCGATACAGAACGTGAAGCGGGGGACCAGATTTTGGAGGTTAAGGACCTGGAAAAAACAAAAGATGGTGAACTGCTTTTTTCTAACATCGATCTAAAACTGAAAAAAGGCGACAAAGTAGCGGTAATTTCCAAGAACAGTTTAGCAATCACGGAATTTTTCCAGATTTTAAGCGGAAATTCGGAAGCTGATAAGGGAACTTTCAATTGGGGAATCACCACGAACCAATCTTATATGCCTTTGGATAACGCGAGCTTTTTCCAGGAAAACATCAATTTGGTAGATTGGCTCCGTCAGTTCACCAAAAACGACGAGGAGCGCCACGAAGAATACATGCGCGGCTTTTTAGGTAAAATGTTATTTTCGGGTGACGAAGCTTTAAAATCTTGTACCGTACTCTCCGGTGGTGAAAAAATGCGTTGTATGTTCAGTCGCATGATGTTGCAGCGCGCTAACGTTCTTCTGCTTGATGAACCAACCAACCACCTGGATTTGGAAAGTATTACCACTTTAAACAACTCATTGGTCAACTTCAAAGGAAACATTTTGCTCTCTTCGCATGACCACGAAATGTTGCAAACCGTCTGTAACCGGATTATCGAACTAACTCCAAAAGGAATTATCGACCGTGAAATGACTTACGACGAATATTTATCAGATAAAAAAGTGAAAGAATTACAGCAACAGATGTATTAA